The following proteins are co-located in the Spinactinospora alkalitolerans genome:
- a CDS encoding dihydrofolate reductase family protein: MRKLTFGMNLSLDGYIVAPGDDLGWSVPSDELFQWWSDRVGATGLALYGRKLWETMSSHWPTADQQPGATPAQTEFARRWRDMPKVVFSSTTSAVDWNARLVTGDAVTEITRLKTEDGGPMDVGGATLAAAAMRAGLIDEYAIVAHPVLVGGGTPFFTALDNWVNLNLVETRTFPDGVVLTRYETRR; the protein is encoded by the coding sequence ATGCGGAAACTGACCTTTGGCATGAACCTGAGCCTGGACGGCTACATCGTCGCGCCCGGCGACGACCTCGGCTGGAGCGTGCCGAGCGACGAGCTGTTCCAGTGGTGGTCCGACCGGGTGGGGGCGACGGGCCTGGCGCTGTACGGGCGCAAACTGTGGGAGACGATGAGCTCCCACTGGCCGACCGCCGACCAGCAGCCTGGCGCCACACCGGCGCAGACCGAGTTCGCCCGCCGCTGGCGGGACATGCCGAAGGTGGTGTTCTCCTCGACGACCAGCGCGGTCGACTGGAACGCCCGCCTGGTCACCGGCGATGCTGTCACCGAGATCACCCGGCTCAAGACTGAGGATGGCGGTCCCATGGACGTCGGCGGCGCCACCCTCGCTGCGGCGGCCATGCGGGCCGGGCTGATCGACGAGTACGCGATCGTCGCCCACCCGGTCCTGGTGGGCGGCGGCACGCCGTTCTTCACGGCCCTGGACAACTGGGTGAACCTGAACCTGGTGGAGACCCGGACGTTTCCCGACGGCGTGGTCCTGACCAGGTACGAGACCAGGCGCTGA
- a CDS encoding HTH domain-containing protein — MTPAKLRLARVSMGQPDTNVGDLCKELGVTRQTLYRHVSPTGELREDGRKLLSRARGK, encoded by the coding sequence ATGACCCCCGCCAAGCTCCGCCTCGCCAGGGTGTCCATGGGGCAGCCCGACACCAACGTCGGCGACCTGTGCAAGGAGCTAGGCGTCACCCGTCAGACCCTCTACCGCCACGTCTCACCCACCGGCGAGCTCCGCGAGGACGGGCGCAAGCTCTTGTCCCGGGCCCGAGGCAAGTGA
- a CDS encoding agmatinase family protein, translated as MSDHEHPEGNPDSHSHGPGGHSHSDAFAQKEGKWAMEAEARLSQFRHDEEIQRGLAYGLSGSPTLVDRTIPTFSRGELPHFAGERGTFLNTPYLEDVNEVEDAEVAVFGAPLDSGATYRPGARFGPQGIRRSTNVFGTYSYELGVDLREQLNIVDIGDIFTIPGNLEKSFDQISQAMAHVYQRGVFPVVLGGDHSIGYPTIRGISPHVDGNIGIIHFDRHVDTQETDLDERMHSTPWFHATNLTNAPATNLVQIGIGGWQPPRAGVKVSRERGTTIITVGDIERVGIEKVAETALEVAWKDAKAVYLSFDIDVIDSGFSPGTGWPEPGGLLPREALNLIRMVSAPGLAGLEVVECAPPYDWAEQTALLSSRVVMDSLAILVREGHLGKKPALRNRHAWGPQAT; from the coding sequence ATGTCCGATCACGAGCACCCGGAGGGTAACCCGGACAGCCATTCCCACGGCCCCGGCGGGCACTCCCACAGCGATGCCTTCGCGCAGAAGGAGGGCAAGTGGGCAATGGAGGCGGAGGCGCGCCTCTCGCAGTTCCGCCACGACGAGGAGATCCAGCGGGGTCTGGCCTACGGCCTATCGGGTTCCCCGACACTGGTGGACCGGACGATCCCGACCTTCTCCCGCGGGGAGCTGCCGCACTTCGCCGGTGAGCGCGGAACATTCCTGAACACCCCCTACCTGGAGGACGTCAACGAGGTCGAGGACGCCGAGGTCGCAGTGTTCGGTGCGCCGCTGGATTCCGGGGCCACCTACCGTCCCGGTGCCCGATTCGGCCCCCAAGGGATCCGGCGCTCAACCAACGTGTTCGGTACCTACAGCTACGAGCTGGGGGTAGATCTGCGTGAGCAGCTGAACATCGTCGACATCGGCGACATCTTCACGATTCCGGGCAATCTGGAGAAGTCTTTCGACCAAATCAGCCAAGCGATGGCCCACGTCTACCAGCGCGGGGTCTTCCCGGTCGTCCTGGGCGGGGACCACTCGATCGGATACCCCACGATCCGCGGCATCTCCCCACACGTGGACGGCAACATCGGGATCATCCACTTCGACCGCCACGTCGACACCCAAGAGACCGACCTGGACGAGCGGATGCACAGCACCCCGTGGTTCCACGCCACCAACCTCACCAACGCCCCGGCCACCAACCTCGTGCAAATCGGCATCGGAGGCTGGCAGCCGCCCCGAGCGGGGGTCAAGGTCAGCCGTGAGCGGGGCACCACCATCATCACCGTCGGTGACATCGAAAGGGTGGGCATCGAAAAGGTCGCCGAAACCGCGCTGGAAGTCGCCTGGAAGGACGCCAAAGCGGTCTATTTGTCTTTCGATATCGACGTGATCGACTCCGGATTCAGCCCCGGCACCGGTTGGCCGGAACCGGGCGGGTTGCTGCCCCGGGAAGCGCTCAACCTCATCCGCATGGTCTCCGCACCCGGTCTGGCCGGGCTCGAGGTCGTCGAGTGCGCCCCGCCCTACGACTGGGCCGAGCAGACCGCGCTACTAAGCTCACGCGTGGTCATGGACTCGCTGGCGATCCTGGTGCGGGAGGGTCACCTGGGCAAGAAGCCCGCCTTGAGGAACCGCCACGCCTGGGGACCCCAGGCAACCTGA
- a CDS encoding calcium:proton antiporter, protein MVIEVVLIAAVMLGPGEHTTIARDSVMAVSMIILNAVIGLSLLVGGIKHGDLSHNRTGTSAYLALLVVLSALALALPALIGRDGAYTVGQETPVIVLTLGLYAFFLVRQMGKQAADFREVDPRLTVRLAGHDSAGPETEHTNIVQVIAEHRSEVLLRMGLLVATVLPIVLLSHDMATLLDDGLGRVGAPVALSGILIAIIVFLPESITSVRAALQGEIQRVSNLCHGALVSTVGLTIPVVLVIGLLTGQAVVLAESPANLLLLGVTLLLSVTTFAAQKVTAMHGAAHLVVFAVYGIAVFS, encoded by the coding sequence GTGGTGATTGAGGTGGTGCTCATCGCTGCGGTCATGCTGGGCCCCGGCGAGCACACCACCATCGCCCGGGACTCGGTGATGGCCGTGTCGATGATCATCCTCAACGCGGTCATCGGCCTGTCACTTCTCGTCGGCGGCATCAAGCACGGTGACCTCAGCCACAACCGCACTGGTACCTCCGCGTACCTGGCCCTGCTCGTGGTGCTCTCCGCGCTGGCCCTCGCGCTGCCGGCCCTGATCGGCCGCGACGGCGCCTACACAGTGGGGCAGGAGACTCCCGTCATTGTGCTGACCCTCGGCCTCTACGCCTTCTTCCTCGTCCGCCAGATGGGCAAGCAGGCCGCTGACTTCCGGGAGGTCGATCCACGGCTGACCGTCCGCCTCGCCGGGCACGACTCGGCCGGTCCCGAGACTGAGCACACCAACATCGTCCAGGTCATCGCCGAGCACCGCTCCGAAGTGCTGCTGCGGATGGGACTGCTCGTCGCGACCGTCCTGCCCATCGTGCTGCTCTCCCACGACATGGCCACGCTGCTCGACGACGGGCTCGGTCGTGTCGGGGCACCGGTCGCACTCTCCGGCATCCTCATCGCGATCATCGTCTTCCTGCCCGAGTCGATCACGTCGGTGCGCGCTGCTTTACAGGGTGAGATCCAGCGCGTGAGCAACCTGTGTCATGGCGCGCTGGTCTCGACCGTCGGATTGACCATCCCGGTCGTCCTCGTCATCGGACTGCTCACCGGTCAGGCCGTCGTGCTGGCCGAGTCCCCGGCCAACCTGCTGCTCCTGGGCGTCACGCTGCTGCTGTCGGTGACGACGTTCGCCGCTCAGAAGGTGACCGCGATGCACGGCGCAGCCCATCTCGTGGTCTTCGCGGTCTATGGCATCGCAGTGTTCTCCTGA
- a CDS encoding VOC family protein, protein MNVLSSRILLRPTDLERSRAFYRDTLGLAVYREFGTGPRRGTVFFLGGGFLEVSSGADRPPEASATQLWMQVPDAEEAHRELVGRGAAILREPRKEPWGLVEMWIADPDGLRICVVEVPEDHPIRYRP, encoded by the coding sequence ATGAACGTTCTCAGCAGCCGCATCCTGCTCCGCCCCACCGACCTGGAGCGCAGCCGCGCCTTCTACCGCGACACACTCGGCCTGGCCGTCTACCGGGAGTTCGGGACCGGACCCCGGCGCGGCACCGTGTTCTTCCTCGGCGGCGGGTTCCTGGAGGTCTCCTCCGGCGCCGACCGGCCGCCCGAGGCGTCGGCGACCCAACTGTGGATGCAGGTGCCCGACGCCGAGGAGGCCCACCGGGAACTGGTCGGGCGCGGCGCGGCCATCCTGCGCGAACCCCGCAAGGAGCCGTGGGGGCTGGTCGAGATGTGGATCGCCGACCCCGACGGCCTGCGCATCTGCGTGGTCGAGGTCCCCGAGGACCACCCGATCCGGTACCGCCCCTGA
- a CDS encoding MerR family transcriptional regulator produces the protein MVDEGADEPGTREYRIDDLAEAAGVPVRTVRYYQERRLLPAPRRSGRLAWYSEAHLARLRVIARLLERGHTLGGIAELLSAWEKGRDVADLLGFEEAVTAPWGDDAPVRMSWEELSAAYGHQVTPEALREAEELGYIRDEGAHVAHLSRRLLETSTTLVREGIPLSAVLRAGRDVQDHADRLAALFVDLVRRHLVEERDELPSTEEIARLTRIVERLRPVAETTVLVEFARAMDRRIGDELGEILRSLHAPGGEAQDDGAARR, from the coding sequence GTGGTTGACGAGGGGGCGGACGAGCCCGGAACGCGCGAGTACCGGATCGACGACCTCGCGGAGGCCGCCGGCGTCCCCGTCCGGACCGTCCGCTACTACCAGGAGCGCCGCCTGCTGCCCGCGCCCCGGCGCTCGGGCCGCCTCGCCTGGTACTCCGAGGCCCACCTGGCCCGGCTGCGCGTCATCGCCCGGCTGCTGGAGCGCGGCCACACCCTCGGCGGGATCGCCGAACTGCTCAGCGCCTGGGAGAAGGGCCGCGACGTCGCCGACCTGCTCGGCTTCGAAGAGGCGGTCACCGCCCCCTGGGGCGACGACGCGCCCGTGCGGATGAGCTGGGAGGAGCTCTCGGCGGCCTACGGCCACCAGGTGACGCCCGAAGCGCTGCGCGAGGCCGAGGAGCTCGGCTACATCCGCGACGAGGGCGCCCACGTCGCCCACCTCAGCCGCCGGCTGCTGGAGACCTCGACCACGCTGGTGCGCGAGGGCATCCCCCTGTCGGCGGTGCTGCGGGCCGGCCGCGACGTCCAGGACCACGCCGACCGGCTCGCCGCGCTCTTCGTCGACCTGGTGCGCCGGCACCTGGTCGAGGAGCGGGACGAACTGCCCTCCACCGAGGAGATCGCCCGGCTGACCCGGATCGTGGAGCGGCTGCGCCCGGTGGCCGAGACCACCGTGCTCGTCGAGTTCGCCCGCGCCATGGACCGGCGCATCGGCGACGAACTCGGCGAGATCCTGCGCTCCCTGCACGCCCCCGGCGGCGAGGCGCAGGACGACGGGGCGGCGCGGCGGTGA
- a CDS encoding flavin-containing monooxygenase, whose amino-acid sequence MGSGKDASTAPPRSAAPGPRQDAAGGDGTVRHVRVAAIGAGFGGLGLAVRLRQAGITDFTVLERADSVGGTWRDNTYPGCACDVPSHLYSFSFAPNPHWPRSFSGQPHIRAYLEEVTERHGLRPHLEFDSEVLEARWDAAAARWHVRTSRSELTCDVLVSASGALSDPAIPDIPGIDAFPGTVFHSARWDHDTDLTGKRVAVVGTGASAIQIVPSIQPEVERLVLLQRTPAWVMPRADRRITRAEQWMYRNVPLAQRISRSGIYLTRESSVGAFVRFPALLRLASGLARRHLRRAVKDPGLRAKLTPDFTMGCKRILLSNDYYPALARPNVDVVASGLAEVRGSTVVAADGTEHEVDAIVFGTGFQVTDMPIGERVFGAAGRSLAQEWRSGMQALRGTAVAGFPNFFTIVGPNTGLGHTSMIFMIESQLNYVIDALRRLEAPGVAAIEPKPEAQRAWNDDLHRRMGRTVWSTGGCASWYLDANGRNTTLWPGSTMRFRRATRRLKPSEYSPIAPPASPPTAPAAAPEHTIAVEASR is encoded by the coding sequence ATGGGATCGGGAAAAGACGCGTCCACGGCGCCCCCGCGGTCCGCGGCCCCGGGGCCGCGGCAGGACGCCGCCGGAGGCGACGGCACCGTCCGGCACGTGCGCGTGGCGGCCATCGGAGCCGGCTTCGGCGGGCTCGGCCTGGCCGTGCGGCTGCGCCAGGCCGGGATCACCGACTTCACGGTGCTGGAGCGCGCCGACTCCGTGGGCGGCACCTGGCGTGACAACACCTACCCGGGGTGCGCCTGCGACGTCCCCTCGCACCTGTACTCCTTCTCCTTCGCCCCCAACCCGCACTGGCCGCGCAGCTTCTCCGGCCAGCCGCACATCCGCGCCTACCTGGAGGAGGTGACCGAGCGCCACGGCCTGCGGCCGCACCTGGAGTTCGACAGCGAGGTCCTCGAAGCCCGCTGGGACGCCGCCGCCGCGCGCTGGCACGTGCGCACCTCCCGCTCCGAGCTCACCTGCGACGTGCTGGTCTCGGCCTCCGGCGCGCTGTCCGACCCCGCCATCCCCGACATCCCCGGCATCGACGCCTTCCCCGGAACCGTCTTCCACTCCGCGCGCTGGGACCACGACACCGACCTGACCGGAAAGCGCGTGGCGGTGGTGGGCACCGGCGCCTCGGCGATCCAGATCGTGCCCAGCATCCAGCCCGAGGTCGAACGGCTCGTGCTGCTGCAGCGCACCCCCGCCTGGGTGATGCCGCGGGCCGACCGCCGCATCACCCGGGCCGAGCAGTGGATGTACCGCAACGTCCCGCTGGCCCAGCGGATCAGCCGCAGCGGGATCTATCTGACCCGGGAGTCCTCCGTCGGCGCGTTCGTGCGCTTCCCCGCCCTGCTGCGCCTGGCCTCGGGACTGGCGCGCCGACACCTGCGCCGCGCGGTCAAGGACCCCGGGCTGCGCGCCAAGCTCACCCCCGACTTCACCATGGGGTGCAAGCGCATCCTGCTGTCCAACGACTACTACCCGGCGCTGGCCCGGCCCAACGTCGACGTGGTGGCCTCGGGGCTGGCGGAGGTGCGGGGCAGCACGGTCGTGGCCGCAGACGGAACCGAGCACGAGGTCGACGCGATCGTCTTCGGCACCGGCTTCCAGGTCACCGACATGCCCATCGGCGAGCGCGTCTTCGGCGCCGCCGGCCGCTCCCTGGCCCAGGAGTGGCGGAGCGGCATGCAGGCGCTGCGCGGCACCGCCGTCGCCGGCTTCCCCAACTTCTTCACGATCGTGGGCCCCAACACCGGGCTCGGCCACACCTCGATGATCTTCATGATCGAGTCCCAGCTCAACTACGTGATCGACGCGCTGCGCCGCCTGGAGGCGCCGGGGGTGGCCGCGATCGAGCCCAAACCCGAGGCCCAGCGCGCCTGGAACGACGACCTGCACCGCAGGATGGGGCGCACCGTGTGGTCGACGGGCGGCTGCGCGAGCTGGTACCTCGACGCCAACGGGCGCAACACCACGCTGTGGCCCGGCTCCACCATGCGGTTCCGGCGCGCGACCCGCCGGCTCAAACCCTCGGAGTACTCCCCCATCGCCCCGCCCGCCTCCCCGCCGACCGCGCCGGCGGCCGCCCCCGAGCACACCATCGCGGTGGAGGCCTCCCGATGA
- a CDS encoding alpha/beta fold hydrolase produces MSARARSTAAAPRPRRELDVASADGTRLHAEVHGPSDAPVVVLSHGWTCSTLFWAPLLRALPPRMQVVVYDQRGHGRSAAPGRDGYSTAALADDLCAVLEACVPEGTRAVLAGHSMGGMTLLAAADRPQLRARTAAVLLANTGSGRLVRELRVLPLAGRLPRLRAATHRLLLKAPVPLGPVTPLSRSVLRYVTMGPGAGPEAIDLCARIVHACPPPVRSRWAGVLAGLDLEAAVARLDVPAAVLVGSADRLTPPPHARRLARGLPHLEELVELPGIGHMTPLETPDRVAAMIDDLVRAHLETPAARSGEAGAPPHPRRPGGDDVSRHSSLDGQVAVVTGAARGVGALLARRPRRGPRRAVAVSPRAARGRCPQVGVAVVLAENRADMAESGC; encoded by the coding sequence ATGAGCGCCCGCGCCCGCTCCACCGCCGCCGCGCCCCGGCCCCGCCGCGAACTCGACGTCGCCTCGGCCGACGGCACCCGCCTGCACGCCGAGGTGCACGGCCCCTCCGACGCCCCCGTGGTCGTGCTCAGCCACGGCTGGACCTGCTCGACCCTGTTCTGGGCCCCGCTGCTGCGCGCGCTGCCGCCCCGGATGCAGGTCGTCGTCTACGACCAGCGCGGGCACGGGCGCAGCGCGGCCCCCGGCCGCGACGGCTACAGCACCGCGGCCCTGGCCGACGACCTGTGCGCCGTGCTGGAGGCGTGCGTGCCCGAGGGCACCCGGGCCGTGCTGGCCGGGCACAGCATGGGCGGCATGACGCTGCTGGCCGCGGCCGACCGCCCGCAGTTGCGCGCCCGCACCGCAGCGGTGCTGCTGGCCAACACCGGCAGCGGCCGCCTGGTCCGGGAGCTGCGGGTGCTTCCCCTGGCCGGGCGGCTGCCGCGGCTGCGCGCCGCGACCCACCGGCTGCTGCTCAAGGCCCCGGTGCCGCTGGGCCCGGTCACCCCGCTCAGCCGCTCGGTGCTGCGCTACGTCACCATGGGGCCGGGCGCCGGGCCCGAGGCGATCGACCTCTGCGCCCGCATCGTGCACGCCTGCCCGCCGCCGGTGCGCTCCCGCTGGGCCGGGGTCCTGGCCGGCCTGGACCTGGAGGCCGCCGTGGCGCGCCTGGACGTCCCCGCCGCCGTCCTCGTCGGCTCGGCCGACCGGCTCACCCCGCCCCCGCACGCCCGCCGCCTCGCCCGAGGACTGCCGCACCTGGAGGAACTGGTCGAGCTGCCCGGCATCGGGCACATGACCCCCTTGGAGACCCCGGACCGGGTCGCCGCCATGATCGACGACCTCGTCCGCGCCCACCTGGAGACCCCAGCCGCCCGGTCGGGCGAGGCCGGCGCCCCCCCGCACCCCCGCCGCCCAGGAGGAGACGACGTGAGCAGGCACAGCAGCCTCGACGGCCAGGTCGCCGTCGTCACCGGCGCGGCCCGCGGCGTGGGCGCCCTGCTCGCCCGCCGCCCGCGCCGAGGACCCCGCCGCGCCGTAGCGGTCTCTCCGCGGGCCGCCCGCGGCCGGTGTCCACAGGTGGGGGTCGCCGTAGTACTCGCCGAAAACCGGGCGGATATGGCTGAGTCAGGCTGCTGA
- a CDS encoding zinc-binding dehydrogenase, translating to MTAAVLVAHGELDALHLRHDVPVPRPGAGELLVRVTAAAVNNTDIWTRQGAYGLPGQPDALAGWRGAIAFPRIQGGDIAGTVAAVGSGVAEHLVGRRVLVDPALYRDESAQAPPVGLLGSEADGGFAQYVAVSADQAHNMTDSPLSDEQLACLPVAYGTAMGMLERVELHDGETVLVTGASGGVGLALVQLAAARGATVIAVTSRAKADQVSAAGAAHVLARDDNDLASQVRSLSPAGLAVVADVAGGPLVEQLLPLLADDGRWVIAGAVAGPVVPFDLRRLYLHNRRLIGSSMHTREHFAELVQTARTGRIRPRIAGRYPLTEIHQAQRLFVQSRHTGKIVIRP from the coding sequence ATGACGGCTGCCGTCTTGGTGGCTCACGGCGAGCTCGATGCCCTGCATCTGCGTCATGATGTGCCCGTACCACGGCCGGGTGCCGGGGAACTGCTGGTGCGGGTGACTGCTGCGGCGGTGAACAACACCGACATCTGGACCCGGCAAGGCGCCTATGGCCTGCCCGGACAACCGGACGCGCTTGCGGGGTGGCGTGGCGCGATCGCGTTCCCGCGCATCCAGGGCGGCGACATCGCCGGCACGGTGGCCGCCGTCGGCTCCGGCGTGGCCGAGCACCTCGTCGGGCGACGGGTGCTGGTCGATCCAGCGCTGTATCGCGACGAGAGCGCGCAAGCCCCACCTGTCGGATTGCTGGGCAGCGAGGCCGACGGCGGGTTCGCCCAATACGTCGCGGTGTCGGCCGATCAGGCCCACAACATGACCGACTCGCCGCTCTCGGATGAGCAGCTGGCGTGCCTGCCGGTGGCCTACGGCACCGCGATGGGCATGCTCGAACGCGTCGAACTCCACGACGGGGAGACGGTGCTGGTCACCGGCGCCTCCGGCGGAGTGGGGCTGGCGCTGGTACAGCTCGCGGCCGCCCGCGGCGCCACCGTCATCGCGGTCACCAGCCGCGCCAAAGCCGACCAGGTCAGCGCCGCTGGCGCTGCCCACGTCCTCGCCCGCGACGACAACGACCTCGCCTCGCAGGTCCGGTCACTAAGCCCCGCCGGGCTCGCGGTCGTCGCCGACGTCGCCGGCGGACCCCTGGTCGAACAGCTCCTCCCCCTGCTGGCCGACGACGGACGGTGGGTGATCGCGGGGGCCGTCGCCGGGCCAGTGGTGCCGTTCGACCTGCGGCGCCTCTACCTGCACAACCGGCGGCTGATCGGTTCGTCCATGCACACCCGCGAGCACTTCGCCGAGCTCGTCCAGACCGCCCGCACCGGACGGATCAGGCCCCGCATCGCCGGACGCTATCCGCTCACCGAGATTCACCAGGCGCAGCGGCTGTTCGTCCAGAGCCGGCACACCGGTAAGATCGTCATCCGTCCCTGA
- a CDS encoding YrhK family protein, whose amino-acid sequence MTRSGDDDALTIRIGRDELVVRRRYEVLSIANDILIAVWFVTGSTMFFSESLMTAGTWMFLAGSVELLIRPVIRLFRHLHLQRMRAGVPGSVGGSGQDF is encoded by the coding sequence ATGACGCGATCCGGAGATGACGACGCCCTGACCATACGCATCGGCCGCGACGAACTCGTCGTCCGGCGGCGCTACGAGGTCCTCAGCATCGCCAACGACATCCTCATCGCCGTCTGGTTCGTCACCGGCAGCACCATGTTCTTCTCCGAGTCCCTGATGACCGCCGGCACCTGGATGTTCCTCGCCGGCAGCGTGGAGCTGCTCATCCGCCCGGTGATCCGCCTCTTCCGCCACCTGCACCTGCAGCGGATGCGGGCCGGGGTCCCCGGCTCGGTCGGAGGGTCGGGCCAGGACTTCTGA
- the def gene encoding peptide deformylase — protein sequence MSEQHVSDHPADTRVRVQGEPVDSYPEIAPEARRGSVLRVTAVGEDALHRRNADVTEFGTPELAKLIDDMFLTMYVAEGVGLAANQVDVDLRLFVYDCPDDDGVRHVGHVVNPVLDERDPGEGGLLVESEGCLSVPGPHADLARAEHAVVRGFDKDGRALAIEGTGYFARCLQHETDHTLGRLYIDRLPKRERKKVLKQMNEMRNDVFARREANAEKLGEVLADSKDDAIRR from the coding sequence ATGTCCGAGCAGCACGTTTCCGACCACCCCGCCGACACCCGGGTCAGGGTGCAGGGCGAGCCGGTGGACTCCTACCCCGAGATCGCCCCGGAGGCCCGGCGCGGCTCGGTGCTGCGGGTCACCGCCGTGGGCGAGGACGCGCTGCACCGGCGCAACGCCGACGTCACCGAGTTCGGCACGCCCGAGCTGGCCAAGCTCATCGACGACATGTTCCTGACGATGTATGTCGCCGAGGGCGTGGGGCTGGCCGCCAACCAGGTCGACGTCGACCTGCGCCTGTTCGTCTACGACTGCCCCGACGACGACGGGGTGCGCCACGTCGGCCACGTCGTCAACCCGGTGCTGGACGAGCGCGACCCCGGCGAGGGCGGCCTGCTGGTGGAGAGCGAGGGCTGCCTGTCGGTGCCCGGCCCGCACGCCGACCTGGCCCGCGCCGAGCACGCGGTCGTGCGCGGTTTCGACAAGGACGGCAGGGCGCTGGCCATCGAGGGCACCGGCTACTTCGCCCGCTGCCTGCAGCACGAGACCGACCACACCCTGGGCCGGCTCTACATCGACCGACTCCCCAAGCGCGAGCGCAAGAAGGTGCTCAAGCAGATGAACGAGATGCGCAACGACGTCTTCGCCCGCCGCGAGGCCAACGCCGAGAAGCTCGGCGAGGTCCTGGCAGACTCGAAGGATGACGCGATCCGGAGATGA